One window of Inquilinus sp. KBS0705 genomic DNA carries:
- a CDS encoding SRPBCC family protein, translated as MKTYALKLKQNIPISLDEAWDFFSSPLNLAKITPKEMKFVVTSDYNGDTKMYPGMIITYKVSPLFGIKLNWMTEITHVQDHQYFVDEQRFGPYALWHHQHHFKEIPGGVEMTDILNYAIPYGIIGRLSNTLLVGKQVKKIFEYRVKAVEELFGKYQG; from the coding sequence GTGAAAACATACGCATTAAAGCTAAAGCAGAACATCCCAATAAGCTTAGATGAAGCCTGGGATTTCTTTTCGTCGCCGTTGAACCTGGCAAAGATCACCCCTAAAGAAATGAAGTTTGTGGTGACATCAGATTACAATGGCGATACTAAGATGTATCCCGGCATGATCATCACCTATAAGGTATCGCCCTTGTTTGGCATCAAACTAAACTGGATGACCGAGATAACCCATGTACAGGACCACCAGTACTTTGTAGATGAGCAGCGTTTTGGCCCTTATGCGTTGTGGCACCACCAGCACCATTTTAAAGAGATACCGGGCGGTGTTGAGATGACGGACATCCTAAATTATGCTATACCTTACGGCATTATAGGCAGGCTTAGCAATACACTGCTGGTAGGCAAACAGGTAAAAAAAATATTTGAATACCGCGTAAAGGCAGTAGAAGAGCTGTTTGGTAAATACCAAGGGTAA
- the porV gene encoding type IX secretion system outer membrane channel protein PorV — protein sequence MKFFTVKNVSAYLLLCLPVIAAAQTNPSTDGSSYNTISTAVPFLNITPDSRSGAMGEAGVAISPDVNANYWNPAKLAFLENNNDVSLSYSPWLRQLVPDVSLAYLSYAHKIDNRNTFGASLRYFNLGSIQLVDGNQVDQGTYKPSEFSLDASFARKFGENLSLGLTGRYIYSNFSNGAFVSGSSQQNKAGSSIAAGVSLFYTKMYGDSSVFSFGTNISNIGSKISYSDTGPSYFLPTNLKIGIANTWHLDDYSRFTIAFDINKLLVPTPPIRDNDGNIIKGKDDNVSVPAGIFQSFGDAPGGFSEEMKELTFSPGVEYWYRDMFALRAGYFYENPNKGDRHYATLGLGFKYSSYSFDFSYLAGSQQNSPLANTLRFTLSASFGGTTNATIK from the coding sequence ATGAAGTTTTTTACGGTTAAGAATGTTTCTGCTTATTTACTATTGTGTTTGCCGGTAATTGCTGCTGCGCAAACTAACCCCAGCACCGATGGCAGCTCATATAACACCATCTCAACTGCAGTTCCGTTTTTAAATATTACGCCCGATTCGCGTTCGGGGGCAATGGGCGAAGCCGGTGTTGCCATATCGCCGGATGTTAATGCTAACTATTGGAACCCTGCAAAACTGGCTTTTTTAGAAAACAATAATGATGTTTCTTTATCATATAGCCCATGGTTAAGGCAATTGGTACCCGATGTTAGTTTGGCTTATTTAAGTTATGCGCATAAAATAGACAACAGGAATACATTTGGTGCATCGTTGCGGTATTTTAACCTTGGCTCGATACAATTGGTAGATGGTAATCAGGTAGACCAGGGTACTTATAAACCAAGCGAGTTTTCGTTAGATGCTTCTTTTGCGCGTAAGTTTGGTGAGAATCTTTCGTTGGGTTTAACAGGACGGTATATTTATTCGAATTTTTCTAACGGCGCTTTTGTATCAGGCTCGAGCCAGCAAAATAAAGCCGGTAGCTCAATAGCTGCGGGCGTATCATTATTTTACACCAAAATGTATGGTGATAGCTCGGTTTTTTCCTTTGGTACAAACATCTCCAATATTGGGTCTAAGATATCCTATAGTGATACCGGGCCGAGTTACTTTTTGCCTACCAACCTAAAAATTGGTATAGCCAATACCTGGCATTTAGATGATTACAGCCGGTTTACAATAGCTTTTGATATTAATAAGTTATTAGTACCCACACCGCCAATCAGGGATAACGACGGCAATATCATCAAAGGAAAGGACGATAATGTATCGGTACCTGCCGGTATATTTCAATCCTTTGGCGATGCACCAGGAGGCTTTAGCGAGGAAATGAAAGAGCTTACCTTTTCGCCGGGTGTAGAGTACTGGTACAGGGACATGTTTGCCTTAAGGGCGGGCTATTTTTACGAAAACCCCAATAAAGGCGATAGGCATTATGCTACCTTAGGCCTTGGTTTTAAATACAGTTCCTATAGTTTCGATTTCTCATACCTGGCCGGCAGCCAGCAAAACAGCCCACTGGCAAATACATTGCGTTTTACGTTATCGGCAAGCTTTGGCGGTACAACCAATGCTACTATCAAATAA
- a CDS encoding tetratricopeptide repeat protein: MVMPGISNLQIAHMIRVFVIVFLLPFYCAAQTAETYIQTGTTKSGAKNYAGAIADFTKAIQLDGKNAKAYFMRANAYNDQKNYAEAIKDYTRSIEINPNDAYEFFYRGNAYSSNKDYTNAIADFTRAIAINPIADMYHYRANAKANLGDNNAAIEDFNKAIAIVPNDASLYEYRGVAKANLKDNAGAIADFDTAAKLDPKNADLIFYRANSKGNMLDYKGAIADYTLTLSLNPKNAEAFFYRANAYGNLKNYPAAIADYNKAIALDPKLPNLFKYLANALSNNSDKKAALEYFAKAIALEPNNAELYYYDSRVKYNLDDKEGALADLDKAIELNGTSEAYQNRADMKLDEKKYSEARDDADEAIDKDEKNSYAYITRARALIELKDTTAALVDLNEALKLNPNSDYAYVVRGEIAQDRKNYSNALQDYNKSIDMNSGNIETYYKRGNVKLKIGDRAGALQDFKKIADVGTADDNLSARLVRAMMNAKFYIEGLPILNDLVAKHPKNANYFVGRGVAKQHTGDVQGALLDYSTALKLDTGSYAAYHNRGSAMFDMGDNAAALKDLAKAIALKDNDEDAYYIRATVKMAMKNYDSAIDDFNSVTFIDLDDAKSYAHRALAQAYLGNTARMNADFTYAFKLEPKNPDLYNFRGQAKLLNKDVNGAMADFDQSILLNAQSPDGYYSRGMLKLAKQDKAGACTDLNKAAALGLKVAADEVKKSCK, translated from the coding sequence ATGGTAATGCCTGGTATATCCAATTTACAGATAGCACATATGATAAGAGTATTCGTTATAGTTTTTTTGTTGCCCTTTTATTGCGCCGCACAAACGGCAGAAACCTATATACAAACAGGCACAACCAAATCGGGTGCTAAAAATTATGCCGGTGCCATAGCCGATTTTACCAAAGCTATACAGCTTGACGGTAAAAACGCGAAGGCCTATTTTATGCGCGCCAATGCCTATAACGACCAAAAAAACTATGCCGAAGCTATAAAGGATTATACACGGTCTATAGAAATTAATCCTAATGATGCCTATGAGTTTTTTTACCGGGGTAACGCCTATAGCTCAAATAAAGATTATACCAACGCCATAGCCGATTTTACAAGGGCCATAGCCATAAACCCTATTGCCGATATGTACCATTACCGGGCAAATGCAAAAGCTAACCTGGGCGATAATAATGCGGCTATTGAGGATTTTAACAAGGCAATTGCCATAGTCCCCAATGATGCCTCGCTTTACGAGTACAGGGGTGTGGCCAAAGCAAACTTAAAGGACAATGCCGGTGCCATAGCCGATTTTGACACTGCAGCAAAGCTTGACCCCAAAAATGCCGACCTGATCTTTTACAGGGCCAACTCAAAGGGAAATATGCTGGATTATAAGGGCGCTATTGCCGACTATACTTTAACCCTTAGCCTAAACCCTAAAAACGCGGAAGCTTTTTTTTACCGCGCTAATGCTTACGGCAATTTAAAGAACTATCCGGCTGCAATAGCCGATTATAATAAAGCTATAGCGCTTGATCCAAAACTGCCCAATTTGTTTAAATACCTGGCTAACGCGTTAAGCAACAATTCCGACAAAAAGGCTGCATTGGAATATTTTGCCAAAGCCATCGCCTTAGAACCCAACAACGCCGAACTGTATTATTACGATAGTCGCGTAAAATATAACCTTGATGATAAAGAAGGCGCCCTTGCTGATCTGGATAAAGCCATTGAGCTAAACGGAACTTCGGAAGCGTACCAAAACAGGGCGGATATGAAGCTGGATGAAAAGAAGTACAGCGAAGCCAGGGACGATGCAGATGAAGCGATTGATAAGGACGAAAAAAACAGCTATGCCTACATTACCCGCGCAAGGGCTTTAATAGAGTTAAAAGACACCACAGCTGCCCTGGTTGATTTAAACGAGGCCCTAAAATTAAATCCTAATAGCGATTATGCCTATGTGGTGAGAGGAGAGATAGCACAGGACCGTAAGAACTATAGCAACGCGTTGCAAGACTATAACAAGTCTATCGATATGAATTCGGGCAATATTGAAACTTACTATAAAAGAGGAAATGTAAAGTTAAAAATTGGCGACAGGGCCGGCGCTTTGCAGGATTTTAAAAAGATAGCAGATGTGGGCACCGCCGATGATAACCTTAGCGCAAGGTTGGTAAGGGCGATGATGAATGCTAAGTTTTATATTGAGGGCTTGCCTATACTGAACGACCTGGTTGCCAAACACCCTAAAAACGCGAACTATTTTGTTGGCAGGGGCGTAGCTAAACAACATACCGGCGATGTGCAGGGTGCTTTATTAGATTATAGTACCGCTTTAAAACTTGATACAGGCTCATACGCGGCTTACCATAACCGCGGGAGCGCTATGTTTGATATGGGCGACAACGCGGCTGCCTTAAAAGACCTGGCTAAAGCTATTGCCTTAAAAGACAATGACGAGGATGCTTATTACATTAGAGCAACGGTAAAAATGGCGATGAAGAATTATGACAGCGCTATTGATGATTTTAACAGCGTAACATTTATTGACCTTGACGATGCAAAATCATATGCACACAGGGCCCTTGCACAGGCATATTTGGGTAATACTGCCCGGATGAATGCCGATTTTACCTATGCGTTTAAGCTGGAACCTAAAAACCCAGATCTGTACAATTTTAGAGGCCAGGCCAAGCTGTTGAACAAAGATGTGAACGGAGCAATGGCCGATTTTGACCAGTCTATTTTGCTAAATGCGCAAAGCCCCGATGGCTATTATAGCCGTGGAATGTTAAAACTTGCTAAGCAAGACAAAGCAGGCGCCTGTACCGATCTTAACAAAGCTGCCGCTTTAGGCCTGAAGGTGGCTGCTGATGAGGTTAAGAAAAGTTGTAAGTAG
- a CDS encoding acyltransferase: protein MAVLAQKPLQNYIPALTGVRALAAYLVFISHYAYVFDENFPRAVQRFLNEFHIGVTIFFVLSGFLIAFRYFDSFKLTGPWFRQYLKNRVARIYPMYFLLTLGAFVSYHYTHDPKITGGYSNATGLFFMHITFVRGFFDQLKFTGIAQGWSLTVEECFYFSAPFIFYFAQRYRKFYIQPIVITCFGVLLVLMFRNVDWHGFFGNFTFMMLYTFLGRCFEFFAGIQLALIVRKKQLTGTAKSKYTYLGFVLIFVCVGIMSVLPIPKNEVAGLHNPLGIITNNYLLAASIALFFYGLLTEATTIKKILSNKFVELLGKSSYIFYLIHLGYMYDFLHNYFNKWNDQVFDLYDKWGVDWVSPFQYDSLNVLYGFIILNGVSIALFKLIEEPLNHYIRKSNFLIKNAPRNPDNDSGAIKA, encoded by the coding sequence ATAGCTGTTTTGGCGCAAAAACCTTTACAAAACTACATTCCGGCGTTAACGGGGGTGCGGGCACTGGCGGCCTACCTGGTGTTTATATCGCATTACGCGTATGTGTTTGATGAAAATTTTCCCCGTGCTGTGCAACGTTTTCTTAACGAGTTCCATATTGGGGTAACCATCTTCTTTGTGCTGTCGGGTTTTTTAATTGCTTTTAGGTATTTTGATAGCTTTAAGCTAACGGGCCCCTGGTTTAGGCAGTACCTTAAAAACCGGGTGGCGCGTATATACCCCATGTACTTCCTGCTCACGCTTGGGGCTTTCGTATCGTACCACTACACTCACGACCCTAAGATAACCGGCGGCTACAGCAACGCAACGGGCTTGTTTTTTATGCATATTACCTTTGTAAGGGGCTTTTTTGATCAGCTTAAGTTTACCGGCATAGCCCAGGGCTGGAGCCTTACGGTTGAGGAGTGCTTTTACTTTTCGGCACCGTTTATATTTTACTTTGCCCAGCGCTACCGCAAGTTTTATATACAGCCCATTGTTATAACCTGCTTCGGCGTTTTGCTGGTGCTGATGTTCAGGAATGTAGACTGGCACGGCTTCTTCGGCAACTTTACCTTTATGATGCTGTACACCTTTTTGGGCCGGTGTTTCGAGTTTTTCGCGGGGATACAACTGGCGCTTATCGTTCGTAAAAAACAGCTGACGGGTACGGCCAAAAGCAAATACACCTACCTGGGTTTTGTGCTGATATTTGTATGCGTTGGCATCATGTCGGTATTGCCTATACCCAAAAACGAGGTGGCCGGCTTGCACAACCCGCTGGGGATTATTACCAATAACTACCTGCTGGCGGCATCAATAGCCTTGTTTTTTTATGGCTTACTAACCGAGGCCACCACCATTAAAAAGATACTATCAAACAAGTTTGTTGAGCTGCTTGGCAAAAGCTCGTATATATTTTACCTGATACACCTAGGCTACATGTACGACTTTTTACACAACTACTTTAACAAATGGAACGACCAGGTATTTGACCTTTACGACAAGTGGGGGGTAGACTGGGTATCGCCCTTCCAATACGATAGTTTGAACGTGTTATACGGTTTTATCATCCTGAATGGTGTTTCTATAGCGTTATTCAAGCTAATTGAAGAACCTTTAAATCATTATATTCGTAAATCAAATTTTCTGATCAAGAATGCACCCCGTAATCCTGATAATGATTCGGGTGCAATAAAAGCTTAA
- a CDS encoding sulfurtransferase codes for MSPLIEITDPRVFDPATILIDVRAGANARTNYLAGHLPNAIFATLDDDLAAHPADAAFGGRHPLPSLADFAATLARWGVKPDSHIVVYDDKAAAMGGARLWWMLRSIGHTNVQVLNGGLKAATDAGIELSTDEYTPSATSLYPIAPQYANTADIEEVKEAAKAEDRVVIDVREGQRYLGYTEPLDLVAGHIPGAVNLFYSNSLSPEGKYLTQQALASMYKDTIGDVKPGDVIVHCGSGVTACHTLLGMEYAGITGPKLYVGSWSEWSRRDLPIATEK; via the coding sequence ATGTCTCCGCTTATTGAAATTACCGACCCAAGGGTATTTGACCCTGCAACCATATTGATTGATGTGCGTGCCGGCGCTAATGCCCGCACTAATTACCTGGCCGGGCATTTACCCAATGCCATTTTTGCCACCCTGGATGATGACCTTGCAGCCCACCCTGCCGATGCGGCTTTCGGTGGCCGCCATCCATTACCATCGTTAGCTGATTTTGCTGCAACGCTGGCCCGCTGGGGTGTTAAGCCCGATAGCCACATTGTAGTATACGATGATAAAGCCGCAGCCATGGGCGGTGCACGCCTTTGGTGGATGTTGCGGTCAATTGGCCATACCAATGTACAGGTATTGAATGGGGGGCTTAAAGCCGCTACAGATGCAGGTATTGAATTGAGTACAGACGAGTATACCCCCAGTGCAACCAGCCTTTACCCTATTGCCCCCCAATACGCAAACACCGCCGATATAGAAGAAGTGAAAGAGGCTGCTAAAGCCGAAGACCGTGTAGTAATTGACGTGCGCGAGGGGCAGCGTTATTTGGGCTATACCGAACCTTTAGACCTTGTTGCAGGCCACATACCCGGCGCGGTAAATTTGTTCTACAGCAACAGCCTATCGCCCGAGGGCAAGTACCTTACACAACAAGCATTGGCAAGCATGTATAAAGATACCATAGGTGATGTAAAACCCGGCGATGTTATTGTTCATTGCGGATCGGGTGTTACGGCATGCCATACTTTGCTGGGGATGGAATATGCAGGTATTACAGGCCCAAAACTATACGTAGGGTCGTGGAGCGAATGGTCGAGGCGGGATTTGCCAATTGCCACCGAAAAGTAA
- a CDS encoding SUMF1/EgtB/PvdOfamily nonheme iron enzyme, with amino-acid sequence MKVLFTNTALVLLGFGALLSSCSKRQQSQKTGITYNDKTNGGYLRFKQNHPSPGPGLVPIEGGTFVLGGSADQDVTYEYNNVRRRVTVPSFYMDETEVSNQDWLDYLHWINITFPTDGELYYNALPDTLVWRSPLSYNEPYVENYLRHPAFQDYPVVGVTWEQAQEYCSWRTDRTNENILRETGRLTTWKDASSGKNGAAANAAKVPFNTDIYLNGQIRGAGIDGKKMLPNLSPGAPGAAGTGKNGKSVRPVRMEDGILKQGYRLPSEAEWEYAALALAGNTQFENINDGRVYPWNGLGVRSPNKKTRGLILANFKRGAGDNAGVGGGLNDKAIITAPVRSYEPNDFGLYNMAGNVNEWVADTYRQTSFEEVDDLNPFRGNEFSNKRLADPAKGLYAKDKYGRPIKDPAKSNKKLKYSEMIAQQQGQAAATPAQPGAVNPLAGKAYTADNRGFGDTVNTALYGTTTLVNDHSKVYKGGSWNDMAYWLNPATRRFMNQDDASAEVGFRCAMTMVGAPEIHPEGKPHLPVKKAKAYKAR; translated from the coding sequence ATGAAAGTACTTTTTACTAATACTGCTTTGGTGTTGTTGGGCTTTGGCGCCTTGCTAAGCAGCTGCAGTAAACGTCAGCAATCACAAAAAACTGGTATTACTTATAACGATAAAACCAACGGTGGTTATCTGCGCTTTAAGCAAAATCATCCTTCGCCCGGGCCGGGTTTAGTGCCTATAGAGGGCGGTACCTTTGTTTTAGGCGGGAGTGCGGATCAGGACGTGACATACGAGTATAACAACGTGCGCCGCAGAGTTACCGTGCCGTCGTTTTATATGGATGAAACCGAAGTTTCTAACCAGGATTGGCTGGATTACCTGCACTGGATAAATATTACTTTCCCTACTGATGGAGAACTTTACTACAACGCCCTGCCGGATACACTGGTATGGCGCAGCCCTTTATCATATAACGAACCCTATGTAGAAAACTACCTGCGCCACCCCGCCTTTCAGGATTACCCTGTTGTAGGCGTTACCTGGGAACAGGCACAGGAGTATTGCTCATGGCGTACAGACCGTACAAACGAAAATATTTTACGTGAAACCGGCCGCCTTACCACCTGGAAAGATGCATCGAGCGGTAAAAATGGCGCTGCAGCTAATGCCGCAAAAGTGCCATTCAATACAGACATTTATCTTAACGGACAAATTCGCGGTGCAGGGATTGACGGTAAAAAAATGTTACCAAACCTAAGCCCTGGTGCACCAGGCGCAGCCGGTACAGGCAAAAACGGTAAATCGGTAAGGCCGGTACGTATGGAAGATGGTATACTTAAACAAGGTTACCGCTTGCCATCAGAAGCAGAGTGGGAATACGCCGCTTTAGCCCTTGCCGGTAATACCCAGTTTGAAAACATTAACGATGGCCGCGTATATCCATGGAATGGCTTAGGTGTGCGTTCGCCCAATAAAAAAACACGTGGTTTAATACTTGCAAACTTTAAACGTGGTGCAGGTGATAACGCCGGTGTTGGCGGCGGACTGAACGATAAAGCCATTATTACAGCCCCTGTACGTTCATACGAGCCTAACGATTTTGGTTTGTATAACATGGCGGGTAACGTTAACGAGTGGGTAGCCGATACTTACCGCCAGACTTCGTTTGAAGAAGTGGATGATCTTAACCCGTTCCGTGGTAACGAATTCTCTAACAAACGCCTGGCAGACCCTGCTAAAGGTTTATATGCTAAAGATAAATACGGCCGCCCTATTAAAGACCCTGCCAAGTCAAACAAAAAGTTAAAATACAGTGAAATGATAGCCCAGCAACAAGGGCAGGCAGCCGCTACCCCTGCACAACCGGGTGCTGTTAATCCACTTGCTGGTAAAGCCTACACTGCCGATAACAGGGGTTTTGGCGATACTGTAAACACCGCATTGTATGGCACCACAACTTTAGTGAACGACCATTCAAAGGTGTATAAAGGTGGCTCGTGGAATGATATGGCCTACTGGCTAAATCCCGCTACCCGCCGCTTTATGAACCAGGACGACGCAAGCGCCGAAGTTGGTTTCCGTTGCGCCATGACCATGGTAGGCGCACCTGAGATTCATCCGGAAGGCAAGCCTCACTTACCTGTTAAAAAAGCCAAGGCTTACAAAGCACGATAA
- a CDS encoding TIGR01212 family radical SAM protein has translation MQAEDTTTIPSTWEKGYNNYGPWLKQKYPGHRVFKVIVDGGFTCPNRDGSKGYGGCTYCNVDSFTPSVSRNAPTLRQQVEEGMERAIKGNKADKFIIYFQPNTNTYAPAHYLKMLYDEALSINTENIVGLSVGTRPDCIDAEKIALLESYTNRFDVDLEMGMESIYNDTLNQINRGCSHEELEKALALTVNTRLDVCVHTIFGFPWETHQMMLKYADEINRHAQIKFVKFHHLHIVEGSVMGVKYKREPFKLFSLEEYADFLCELLPLVRPDIVIQRLFGLSDRELLIAPNWGLKKSEIQYFIDQRILSRGVVQGSAL, from the coding sequence ATGCAAGCTGAAGACACCACCACCATACCATCCACCTGGGAAAAAGGGTACAACAACTATGGCCCCTGGCTAAAGCAAAAGTACCCCGGTCACCGTGTGTTTAAGGTGATTGTAGATGGTGGCTTTACCTGCCCCAACCGCGATGGCAGCAAGGGTTACGGCGGCTGCACCTACTGCAATGTAGACTCGTTTACGCCCAGCGTAAGCCGCAATGCGCCCACCCTTAGGCAACAGGTAGAAGAGGGCATGGAAAGGGCCATAAAGGGCAATAAGGCTGATAAGTTCATTATCTACTTTCAGCCCAATACCAACACCTATGCCCCGGCGCACTACCTTAAAATGCTGTACGACGAAGCCCTGAGCATCAACACCGAAAACATTGTGGGCCTGAGCGTTGGCACCCGCCCCGACTGTATAGACGCTGAGAAAATAGCCCTGCTTGAAAGCTACACCAACCGCTTTGATGTTGACCTGGAGATGGGTATGGAGAGCATTTACAACGATACCCTAAACCAGATAAACCGCGGCTGCAGCCACGAGGAGCTGGAAAAGGCTCTGGCCCTAACGGTAAACACCAGGCTGGATGTTTGCGTACACACCATCTTCGGCTTCCCCTGGGAAACCCACCAGATGATGCTTAAATACGCCGACGAGATAAACCGCCACGCGCAGATCAAGTTTGTCAAATTCCACCACCTGCACATCGTAGAGGGTAGCGTAATGGGCGTTAAGTACAAGCGCGAGCCCTTTAAGCTGTTCAGCCTGGAAGAGTACGCCGACTTCCTGTGCGAACTGCTGCCATTGGTACGCCCCGATATTGTTATACAGCGCCTGTTCGGCCTAAGCGACCGCGAACTGCTGATAGCCCCCAACTGGGGACTGAAGAAAAGCGAGATACAGTACTTTATAGATCAGCGCATACTAAGCCGCGGCGTAGTGCAGGGCAGCGCCTTGTAG
- a CDS encoding acetylxylan esterase: MNTPKRWSKFLKIIASVVLIAGAHQAIAQDDAKNEGEVSTTLTPATKNAIFDNNAKYTFEVKNTTAIDQSGKVSYVVTRYGKTLHKDSVKVTIKKNSSGKYTFDLPAMKTGFYKINFMVNVTEYDDTTRRVFGIRPEEIVSQYKKPADFDKFWADTKADLAKVKPNFKVTLMPKLKTANRNVYLIEMQSYENMTIRGWMTVPISKTKRKFSVLLGLPGYQVNLKPITGMDEDLAIITLNVRGQGNSRGPINTRRDEFIFYHIDNRDRYVMRGVIMDCLRAVDFIFTQPNLRHDNIMLTGGSLGGYLVLATAALDNRVNLASVQNPILCDVGNLDGEVTWPINDIKRYIKTQPGLTYEQVLENMRYYDGKNFASEIKCSTLMGIGLLDQYAPPANEYATYNGITAKKRLEVFKDLGHEVSQAYKDLEGRWMRDAFALF; this comes from the coding sequence ATGAATACGCCTAAAAGATGGAGTAAGTTTTTGAAGATAATTGCCAGTGTTGTTTTAATAGCAGGTGCCCATCAGGCCATTGCGCAAGACGACGCTAAAAATGAAGGGGAGGTATCAACCACCCTTACACCCGCAACCAAAAATGCCATTTTTGATAATAACGCCAAATATACCTTCGAGGTAAAAAACACCACCGCTATAGACCAGTCGGGCAAGGTATCGTACGTGGTTACCCGCTATGGCAAAACGTTGCATAAAGATTCGGTTAAAGTAACCATCAAAAAGAATAGTTCGGGTAAGTATACCTTTGACTTGCCTGCCATGAAAACCGGGTTTTACAAGATCAATTTTATGGTAAACGTTACCGAATATGACGACACCACCCGCCGTGTATTTGGCATAAGGCCCGAAGAGATTGTATCGCAGTATAAAAAACCTGCCGATTTTGATAAGTTTTGGGCCGATACCAAAGCTGACCTGGCAAAGGTAAAGCCCAATTTTAAGGTAACGCTAATGCCCAAACTTAAAACGGCAAACCGTAACGTGTACCTTATAGAAATGCAATCGTACGAAAACATGACCATAAGGGGATGGATGACCGTGCCGATATCAAAAACCAAAAGGAAGTTTTCGGTACTGCTGGGTTTGCCAGGCTACCAGGTTAACCTAAAGCCTATTACCGGTATGGACGAAGACCTGGCTATTATTACCCTTAACGTTAGGGGGCAGGGCAATAGTCGCGGCCCTATAAACACCCGCCGCGACGAATTCATTTTTTACCATATTGATAACCGCGACCGCTACGTAATGCGCGGTGTTATTATGGATTGCCTGCGTGCCGTCGATTTTATATTTACCCAGCCAAATTTGCGGCACGACAATATTATGCTTACCGGCGGCAGCCTTGGCGGGTACCTTGTTTTGGCAACTGCAGCGCTTGATAACAGGGTTAACCTGGCATCGGTGCAAAACCCTATATTATGCGATGTGGGCAACCTTGATGGCGAGGTTACCTGGCCAATTAACGATATTAAGCGGTACATTAAAACACAACCCGGCCTTACCTACGAGCAGGTGCTGGAGAATATGAGATATTACGACGGGAAAAACTTTGCATCAGAAATTAAATGCTCAACATTAATGGGTATTGGTTTATTAGACCAGTATGCCCCGCCGGCTAATGAGTATGCAACTTACAATGGTATAACGGCTAAAAAAAGGCTCGAGGTTTTCAAGGATCTGGGCCATGAAGTAAGCCAGGCGTATAAGGACCTTGAGGGCAGGTGGATGCGTGATGCATTTGCGTTATTTTAA
- a CDS encoding 2-C-methyl-D-erythritol 2,4-cyclodiphosphate synthase, whose protein sequence is MAKIKVGFGFDVHQLKEQHPFVLGGVNLEHTSGAFGHSDADVLLHAICDALLGAANLRDIGFHFSNTDDRWKGISSLVLLQHVVALLAEKNWEIGNIDAMVCLEAPKINPHIPAMKINIAKAAGISEDDISIKATTNEQLGFIGRQEGVVAYAVCLIEKI, encoded by the coding sequence ATGGCTAAAATTAAAGTTGGTTTCGGGTTTGATGTTCACCAGTTAAAGGAGCAACATCCATTTGTATTAGGCGGCGTTAACCTCGAACATACTTCCGGGGCATTCGGTCACTCGGATGCGGATGTACTATTACATGCTATTTGCGATGCGCTATTAGGCGCTGCTAATTTGCGAGATATTGGTTTCCATTTTTCAAATACCGACGACAGGTGGAAAGGTATCAGCAGCCTGGTTTTATTACAACATGTGGTAGCCTTGCTTGCAGAAAAAAACTGGGAAATTGGCAATATTGATGCTATGGTTTGCCTGGAAGCGCCAAAGATAAACCCGCACATACCTGCGATGAAAATTAACATAGCCAAAGCCGCGGGCATAAGCGAGGACGATATATCTATTAAAGCTACAACAAACGAGCAATTAGGCTTTATTGGCCGGCAGGAAGGCGTAGTTGCCTACGCCGTTTGTTTAATAGAAAAGATTTAA